A DNA window from Aminipila luticellarii contains the following coding sequences:
- a CDS encoding sensor domain-containing diguanylate cyclase encodes MLNIFVWIMIFSTVVSIILMIYAVATYNSERSFFLIFSCICTFLYSFGYLLEIISPTIEAAFMGVRVQKMGSPFIVLLNYLFMRDVYGEKRFGTKGYCILFALPVFNLFTAQAFPWIRLHYTHIEYFWDGLIANCQGTLGPVGILAIAYHFVLAFLTILRILKHLKNESGLLRYQNLCLLASVLIPLFVNIYHTLSYDYLRIDLNPFAVAVGQSLLLYSVRKQNLLHVVPLARAQVIESMTDAFIVCSRDFSFLDANQAAKQLLPELNSLLPGESMGKLKQIKNEAELYLEKNGEKRFYKITKTDILQNSKNSGVCILLHDITDKERQLKKLYNKATFDSLMHIYTRAAFFDLAQFMLTPDKVRIYSYTLLMIDLDHFKNVNDTYGHPCGDIVLETIAVIVKGHFFENDIVGRYGGEEIAVLLENISAGQMAEKVEKLRTIIENTRIPYQGNDLNITVSIGMAYFPAGKSQPLENMIERADSALYKAKNSGRNRVYLYEEKGREV; translated from the coding sequence ATGTTAAATATATTTGTTTGGATTATGATTTTCTCAACGGTGGTTAGCATCATCCTGATGATATATGCAGTTGCGACTTATAATTCCGAACGGTCATTTTTTTTGATTTTCAGTTGCATCTGTACTTTTTTATATAGTTTTGGCTATCTCCTGGAAATCATTTCTCCCACAATAGAAGCTGCTTTCATGGGGGTGCGGGTGCAAAAAATGGGTTCACCGTTTATTGTACTTTTAAATTACCTTTTTATGAGGGACGTCTATGGAGAAAAGCGCTTTGGAACGAAAGGATATTGTATTCTTTTTGCCTTGCCTGTTTTCAATTTGTTTACTGCTCAGGCTTTTCCGTGGATACGTCTGCATTATACGCATATTGAATACTTTTGGGATGGTTTAATTGCCAACTGTCAAGGAACTTTAGGACCTGTGGGTATTCTGGCTATTGCCTATCATTTTGTCCTTGCTTTCCTGACGATTCTTCGCATTTTAAAACATTTAAAAAACGAAAGCGGACTGCTTCGGTACCAAAACCTTTGTTTGCTGGCATCCGTTCTGATTCCGCTTTTTGTTAATATTTATCATACGCTTTCTTATGACTACCTCCGAATCGATTTGAATCCTTTTGCGGTTGCCGTCGGGCAAAGCCTGCTTTTATATTCTGTTCGAAAACAGAACCTGCTTCACGTGGTGCCATTGGCAAGGGCTCAGGTAATTGAATCTATGACCGACGCTTTTATCGTCTGTAGCAGAGATTTCAGCTTTCTGGATGCTAATCAAGCGGCCAAGCAGCTGCTGCCCGAGTTGAACAGCCTGCTTCCGGGTGAGAGCATGGGAAAATTGAAGCAAATTAAAAATGAAGCGGAGTTGTATCTTGAAAAAAATGGTGAAAAAAGATTTTATAAGATAACGAAGACCGACATTTTACAAAACAGCAAAAACAGTGGAGTCTGTATTTTGCTTCACGATATTACGGATAAAGAAAGGCAACTGAAAAAATTGTACAACAAGGCGACTTTTGATTCGCTGATGCATATCTATACCAGAGCCGCCTTTTTTGATCTTGCTCAGTTTATGCTGACCCCTGATAAGGTGAGAATTTATTCCTATACTTTGTTGATGATTGATTTGGACCATTTTAAGAATGTGAATGATACCTATGGTCACCCCTGCGGTGACATTGTACTGGAAACCATTGCAGTCATTGTGAAAGGTCATTTTTTTGAAAATGATATTGTCGGACGTTATGGCGGAGAGGAAATTGCTGTTCTGCTGGAAAATATTTCAGCCGGCCAGATGGCTGAAAAAGTGGAAAAGCTTCGTACAATCATTGAAAATACCAGAATCCCTTATCAAGGGAATGATTTGAATATAACGGTCAGTATCGGGATGGCATACTTTCCTGCCGGAAAATCCCAACCGTTGGAAAACATGATAGAGCGGGCAGACTCTGCTTTGTATAAAGCGAAGAATAGCGGACGCAACCGCGTCTATCTCTACGAAGAAAAGGGAAGGGAAGTTTGA